Proteins found in one Penaeus vannamei isolate JL-2024 chromosome 43, ASM4276789v1, whole genome shotgun sequence genomic segment:
- the Plekhm1 gene encoding pleckstrin homology domain-containing family M member 1: protein MFSQRLQRERREAAISASLITRLKEAVQSVLQPGAGGGISDVRGPMKGNLGAIVGHSDNTNNLCNVIEAILIHGLRDSLGERMSALLGADPDRMPVPNFWPVIMIISHRDLMEQVGDLSFITSEVGRSRAWVRLALNQGQICSYLSVLLQDNRTLKDYYRTTAVFRDPERADIILRVLQPISALTFNLATNAAVLNTWTQTPLILAGLWAPSVQSVVSDPVLAATDVASTVMDERTEGMNIPIVETPVSDQMFDMIFGGTPETSFISNMESRESKDPKVQDDDALRVEKEDKHNPLGSQQGGRDATEDKRDSAVEPTDGPGNQKGSQDHGKSPRVEVQSPLEESQKQHSRDHSFTNSTESRDYHRTYSTDSSMSRSVIEGAPEYDQLFLDITAVSPFPSVPGLSLSDVDPASSNSTPSRETSHESSHSDEAEKLNYEVLSQQIPSDTETERLIPLLTRLTTEEGLDAQQYQCQQCNSYIGMIYGKPRVCSYDSKYYCYECHEDEVCLIPARVVHNWDLGGHPVCKRNASWLSAVQHQPLINLRTVNPKLYCHIDDLAEMQMLRTQLLYVRAYLFTCKTGVGEDLRKLLWPREHLYEHVHLYSVSDLQLVATGQLVQKVRQAVTFGRDHVAQCHVCSARGFICELCDDNDVIYPFQLGSTHTCNECYGVYHGLCARGRKDCPRCIRRKARKSQEDS from the exons ATGTTTAGCCAGCGACTGCAgcgtgagaggagggaggcagccaTCAGTGCCTCCCTTATCACACGACTTAAGGAGGCTGTGCAGAGTGTGTTACAacctggtgctggtggtggcatttCGGATGTAAGGGGGCCCATGAAGGGAAACTTGGGAGCGATTGTAGGACACTCGGACAACACCAATAACCTCTGTAATGTGATAGAAGCCATCCTCATTCATGGTCTCCGAGATTCCCTGGGAGAGCGGATGTCAGCTCTTCTTGGGGCTGATCCTGACAGGATGCCCGTTCCTAACTTCTGGCCagtcatcatgatcattagtcACCGAGACCTCATGGAGCAG GTGGGAGATCTGTCCTTCATCACGAGCGAAGTGGGAAGGAGTCGAGCATGGGTCCGCTTGGCTCTCAACCAGGGCCAAATCTGTAGCTACCTCAGTGTTCTGCTCCAAGACAATCGAACCCTCAAGGATTATTATAG AACCACTGCGGTCTTCCGTGATCCAGAAAGAGCAGACATTATTCTGCGTGTCCTTCAGCCCATCTCTGCCCTGACGTTCAACTTGGCCACCAATGCAGCCGTTCTCAACACCTGGACTCAGACCCCATTGATTCTAGCCGGATTGTGGGCACCAAGCGTTCAG AGTGTTGTTTCTGACCCTGTGCTTGCAGCTACTGATGTGGCAAGCACTGTCATGGATGAACGCACTGAGGGCATGAACATTCCAATTGTGGAAACCCCCGTCAGTGACCAGATGTTTGACATGATCTTTGGTGGGACTCCCGAGACCAGTTTCATCAGCAATATGGAAAGCCGAGAAAGCAAGGATCCCAAGGTCCAGGATGACGATGCACTCAGAGTGGAAAAGGAGGACAAGCACAACCCTCTTGGCTCAcaacagggaggaagagatgcCACGGAGGACAAGAGGGACTCGGCTGTTGAACCTACAGATGGGCCAGGTAACCAAAAGGGATCACAGGATCATGGAAAGAGCCCCAGAGTGGAGGTCCAGAGTCCCCTGGAAGAGAGCCAGAAGCAGCACAGTCGCGACCATTCCTTTACCAACTCGACAGAGAGCAGGGACTATCACAGAACCTACAGCACTGACAGCTCCATGTCCAGGAGTGTGATCGAGGGGGCCCCAGAATATGACCAGCTCTTTCTGGATATCACAGCAGTGTCCCCGTTCCCCTCTGTGCCTGGCCTAAGCCTCTCAGACGTCGACCCAGCCTCATCCAACTCGACTCCCAGCAGAGAAACATCACATGAG TCATCTCATTCTGACGAAGCAGAGAAGCTGAATTACGAGGTTCTGTCTCAGCAGATTCCCAGTGATACG GAGACAGAGCGCCTGATACCGCTGTTAACGCGACTGACAACCGAAGAAGGATTGGATGCTCAGCAGTATCAGTGTCAGCAGTGCAATTCATACATAGGAATGATCTATGGGAAGCCAAG gGTATGCTCCTATGACAGTAAGTACTATTGCTATGAATGCCACGAGGACGAAGTGTGCCTTATCCCCGCACGAGTCGTTCACAACTGGGACCTGGGTGGTCATCCTGTATGTAAGAGGAATGCTAGCTGGCTCTCTGCAGTCCAGCACCAGCCACTCATCAACTTGCGAACGGTCAACCCAAAGCTATACTGTCATATTGATGATTTAGCTGAAATGCAG ATGCTACGTACCCAGCTGCTGTATGTGAGGGCATACCTGTTTACATGTAAAACAGGTGTTGGAGAAGATCTGAGAAAATTGCTGTGGCCGAGAGAACACCTGTATGAACATGTCCACCTCTACTCTGTTTCT GATCTGCAATTAGTTGCCACTGGTCAGCTAGTCCAGAAGGTCCGCCAAGCAGTCACTTTCGGTCGAGACCATGTGGCCCAGTGTCATGTGTGTTCAGCCAGAGGTTTCATCTGCGAGCtctgcgatgataatgatgtcatataCCCCTTCCAGCTCGGCAGCACCCACACT tgTAACGAGTGCTATGGAGTGTATCATGGCCTTTGcgcaagaggaaggaaggactgTCCTCGGTGCAttagaagaaaagcaagaaagagccAAGAGGATAGTTAA